From the Lathyrus oleraceus cultivar Zhongwan6 chromosome 4, CAAS_Psat_ZW6_1.0, whole genome shotgun sequence genome, one window contains:
- the LOC127074435 gene encoding uncharacterized acetyltransferase At3g50280 has product MSSMKLISTTTIQAPTHINTNIPQKIHLTPWDLSSLQLEMNQKGLLFHNPQNPNETSNQIQHLKNSLSSTFAFFPPLSGRLIVDDDNKNKTSCFILCNNLGALFIHAIAENISVSDILKPNYVPPIVQSFFPLNKAKNYEGTSKPLLAVQVTELVDGIFIGFSINHAVVDGKSFWHFINSWSEISRGFDQPSKLPTFNHWFLDDSIETPIKFPFTKEDNLKTTETDENSLPLERIFHFTKEKIAKLKSKANEEANTNKISSLQALLTHLWRNVIRYHNIDLEEEIMYYLVIDVRGRVVPPLSKNYFGNALQVGGVKVKAKELFVERGFGKVAFEMNRMIRSYGDDTLKKNYENWVKNPSLFQGRLSSIKALATSSSPRFDFYGNDFGWGRPVAVRSGGANKSDGTITMFCGEEEDRIDVEVCLSYDILEAMGNDPQFINIF; this is encoded by the coding sequence ATGTCTTCCATGAAACTCATATCAACCACTACAATTCAAGCTCCAACTCACATTAACACCAACATACCTCAAAAAATTCATTTAACCCCATGGGATCTCTCATCTCTCCAACTTGAAATGAACCAAAAAGGACTTCTCTTTCATAATCCCCAAAACCCAAATGAAACATCAAACCAAATCCAACATCTCAAAAACTCACTTTCCTCAACTTTTGCTTTCTTCCCACCTCTCTCCGGTCGTCTCATCGTCGACGACGACAACAAAAACAAAACCTCATGTTTCATCCTTTGCAACAACCTAGGTGCATTGTTTATCCATGCAATAGCTGAAAACATAAGTGTCTCCGACATTCTTAAACCAAACTATGTTCCTCCGATTGTTCAATCTTTTTTTCCATTAAATAAAGCCAAAAACTATGAAGGCACATCAAAACCATTACTTGCTGTGCAAGTTACTGAGCTTGTTGATGGTATCTTCATTGGCTTCTCAATCAATCATGCTGTTGTGGACGGTAAGTCGTTTTGGCATTTCATCAATTCATGGTCCGAAATCTCACGTGGTTTCGATCAACCATCGAAACTCCCAACATTTAATCATTGGTTTCTCGATGACTCAATTGAAACTCCCATTAAATTTCCTTTTACAAAAGAGGATAACCTAAAAACTACTGAAACTGATGAAAACTCTCTTCCACTTGAGAGGATTTTTCATTTTACAAAGGAGAAAATTGCGAAACTCAAATCAAAAGCTAATGAAGAGGCTAATACAAACAAAATATCTTCTCTACAAGCACTTTTAACTCATCTTTGGCGAAATGTGATTCGTTATCACAATATCGACCTTGAAGAAGAAATCATGTATTATTTAGTCATCGATGTTCGAGGGAGAGTTGTTCCGCCGTTGTCAAAGAATTACTTTGGAAATGCCTTGCAGGTTGGTGGTGTGAAAGTGAAAGCAAAGGAGCTATTTGTTGAAAGAGGGTTTGGAAAAGTTGCTTTTGAGATGAACAGGATGATACGTTCATATGGTGATGATACTTTGAAGAAAAACTATGAAAATTGGGTGAAAAATCCAAGCTTGTTTCAAGGAAGGCTTAGTAGTATTAAGGCTTTGGCAACTAGTAGTTCTCCAAGGTTTGATTTTTATGGTAATGATTTTGGTTGGGGGAGGCCTGTTGCTGTTAGAAGTGGGGGTGCAAATAAAAGTGATGGAACTATTACTATGTTTTGTGGGGAAGAAGAAGATAGGATTGATGTTGAAGTTTGTCTTTCTTATGATATTTTGGAAGCTATGGGAAATGATCCTCAATTCATAAATATCTTTTAA